From Vicinamibacterales bacterium, a single genomic window includes:
- a CDS encoding 2-dehydropantoate 2-reductase, with protein MKIAIFGSGGVGGYFGGRLAAAGENVTFLARGAHLAALREGGLHIESPNGALHLPKVQATDRPEDVGPVDVVLFTVKLYDVDAAAATLKPMIGPGTVVITLQNGVEAVDMVAKHVGADHVAGGVAYIVIVLDRPGHLRHTAAQQLVFGEPDGSRSPRLVAFEEACIRAGFQATASTSVETDLWIKFVRLSTWSGMTAVTRSPMGVIREDPNLFAMMMAAIEETIAVGRARGIVFPPTLVDDTLALIRNFPANSKSSLLEDLERGRRLELPWLSGAVVRLGKEAGVPAPTHQFITAVLTPFVNGAR; from the coding sequence GTGAAGATCGCGATCTTTGGTTCGGGCGGCGTCGGCGGCTATTTCGGCGGCCGGCTCGCCGCCGCCGGTGAAAACGTGACCTTTCTCGCGAGGGGCGCGCACCTGGCCGCGCTGCGGGAGGGCGGCCTTCACATCGAGAGTCCCAACGGGGCGCTGCACCTGCCCAAGGTGCAGGCGACCGATCGGCCGGAAGACGTCGGACCGGTGGACGTGGTGTTGTTCACGGTGAAGTTGTACGACGTCGACGCGGCGGCGGCGACCCTCAAGCCGATGATCGGTCCCGGCACCGTGGTGATCACGCTCCAGAACGGCGTTGAGGCCGTTGACATGGTGGCGAAACATGTCGGCGCGGATCACGTCGCCGGCGGCGTCGCCTACATCGTCATCGTGCTCGACCGGCCCGGCCACCTGCGGCACACCGCCGCCCAGCAGCTGGTGTTCGGCGAGCCGGATGGATCGCGGTCGCCGCGGCTGGTGGCGTTTGAAGAGGCCTGCATCCGCGCCGGCTTCCAGGCCACGGCGAGCACGAGCGTCGAGACCGACCTGTGGATCAAGTTCGTGCGCCTGTCGACGTGGAGCGGCATGACCGCGGTCACCCGGTCGCCGATGGGCGTGATTCGCGAAGACCCGAACCTGTTCGCGATGATGATGGCGGCGATCGAAGAGACCATCGCCGTCGGCCGCGCCCGCGGCATCGTGTTCCCGCCGACGCTGGTCGATGACACCCTCGCCCTGATTCGGAACTTCCCGGCCAACTCGAAGTCGTCGCTGCTCGAGGACCTCGAGCGCGGCCGCCGGCTCGAACTGCCCTGGCTGAGCGGCGCGGTGGTGCGCCTTGGCAAGGAAGCGGGCGTGCCGGCGCCGACCCACCAGTTCATCACCGCGGTGCTGACGCCGTTCGTGAACGGCGCCCGCTGA
- a CDS encoding cupin domain-containing protein, whose amino-acid sequence MAVQRWNTSDGPATEAALRAKLESLGYAVAKYVYEPGTVFPDHRHGVDKIDAVVSGRFRLVVRGHMKVLTAGDWIEIPRGTVHNAAVIGDEPVVSLDAVKL is encoded by the coding sequence GTGGCCGTTCAACGCTGGAACACGTCTGACGGGCCGGCTACCGAAGCCGCGCTTCGAGCCAAGCTCGAGTCGCTGGGCTACGCCGTCGCGAAGTACGTGTACGAACCAGGCACCGTGTTTCCCGACCACCGCCACGGCGTCGACAAGATCGACGCCGTCGTCTCTGGCCGTTTCCGGCTGGTCGTGCGCGGGCACATGAAGGTGCTGACCGCGGGCGACTGGATTGAGATCCCGCGCGGCACCGTGCACAACGCGGCCGTTATCGGCGACGAACCCGTCGTCAGTCTGGATGCAGTGAAACTGTGA
- a CDS encoding ferritin, with protein MTKDLLKGLNEHLKLEFRASHEYLAMSIWLSEHDLPGFATWMRKQSSDELMHAQKIIDHLVERDQSVVLPAIAAPPMKWKSAEALCEHVLKNEQEVTASINELYAIAEKAKDRPGVVMLQWFVTEQMEEEAAARAVLGRIRLAGNTGVGLLMIDQELSGGTVPGMPAPPAGA; from the coding sequence ATGACGAAAGATCTGTTGAAGGGCCTCAACGAGCATCTCAAGCTCGAGTTCCGCGCGTCGCACGAATACCTGGCGATGTCGATCTGGCTGTCGGAACACGACCTGCCGGGCTTTGCGACGTGGATGCGCAAGCAGTCGTCCGACGAGCTGATGCATGCGCAGAAGATCATCGATCACCTCGTGGAGCGCGACCAGAGCGTCGTGCTGCCGGCGATCGCCGCACCACCCATGAAGTGGAAGTCGGCGGAAGCGCTGTGCGAGCACGTCCTGAAGAACGAGCAGGAGGTCACCGCGTCGATCAACGAGCTCTACGCGATCGCCGAGAAGGCCAAGGACCGGCCGGGCGTGGTGATGCTGCAGTGGTTCGTGACCGAGCAGATGGAAGAAGAAGCCGCGGCGCGGGCCGTGCTCGGCCGCATCCGGTTGGCCGGCAACACCGGCGTCGGGCTGCTGATGATCGACCAGGAACTGTCGGGCGGGACCGTGCCCGGCATGCCGGCGCCACCCGCCGGCGCGTAG